The Pyrus communis chromosome 5, drPyrComm1.1, whole genome shotgun sequence region ACCACTGACGAAATTTAGAATCAGAACTTTCATCTTTATAGAATCTAGAGATGTTGCAAACCGTTAccaaattaacaaataattagAGAATGATGACTGTCGGGATAAATCGCCAGTAAGGGAGAGAAAGTTTAAATCAGAACTTACGTAATGACCCCTCAAATTATGCTTTAGGGAACCAGTGCTATTGCAAGGACGAGTATAAATGCTGTATGGATCAATGTTTCCCTGCTCCATTTCTGCTAGTTTAAGCACCCTCATGCATTCCACTGACGGATGCTGAGAGGATCCAGAGTCACAGGTTACACGTAGCAATCGATAGGTagaatcagaaattaaaccaTGGTTCCACCAGTATTCAAATGTGCCAACATAATCATGGTAATCATCAGTCACAGCATTTCCCACCTGGcaaaaagaaataaatcaaCATGATAAATACATCTATATAAATAGGtctcttttttttctgaaaCTTGAGAAGGTATTCCATAGAAGAAGAACTGTGTGTAAAATTGGGCACTTACTCACATTTCAGATTCTATAAGTTCTCATAAAATATAGGGACATTGtaagtaataaaaaatatagaacATAAGAATTGTGTGTTTAAATTTAGTGTCAAAATATTGTATGAAATAAATTAGTCTCAAAATAATGCTTGAATTTTACAATGAAGTACttcatttgattaaaaaaaaaaaatgaagtactTCATTGATTTGCTCGGTTGcacttaaaatatttaatattctATTAGCTAACAAAGTTaccacaaggttagtttcagcACTTTTCATATCaaaatagagaaaaattaaaaacaaacagaaataAAATTAAGCTGTAGTTTACACTTTAAAGTCAATTTTATAAGTTGCTTAATTTGAAAGGGTGATAGAcacatatatttaaaaaaatttaatttacaaatttaataaaaataataaatcaaatACTACTTCGATTGTGAAAAAAGTAAAGTGTCACTGTTTATTAGTATTCTTCAAATAAAAAGTCAAAGCATTTATGTTGTACCAAGCACCCCTTGCTTTAGGAAAGATGCAGAATGTATTTGCACAGAATTGCAATTCAAAAGAATCCTGCATTCTTACCATAAATCCCTTGAAATTAATAATTGGGTTCTTCTTTCCCTTATTTCTCTCataaatgatttgagacaactGGGGAACATAATGAcctgaaaatgaaattttaaaacgaACTCGTCATCATCATATCAAGTACACAAAGAACCGAGCAAAAATGAATTATAAGACGAAAGGAGGCAAACAGGTTGAGGTACTTTAAATAAGTACCTGCATAACTTTCTCCAGCAATGTAGAAATCTCTGTGCTTGTACTGTGGGAACCTTTCGAACCAATTGACTAGAAATGCATACGCATCTTCAGCTACACAAGACAACCAGATACCAAAGAATATACAGCAGTGTCAAACTAAACTAATATATAAACAGAGAAACATGATTCACACAACTCAAGAATCTTCTAATTTCTAGACTTACCAATTTAGAAACTAAAGATTCAAAAAAGTTACAAAACTAAAGTGAACAACCACCTGTTCTCTGGTCTCCGGCTGTATACAAATCTGAGCTCGTATTCGTATATGAAAAACCGACACCAGCTGGTGATTCAAGGAATAGCAAATTTGCCACTGCCAAGTATTTGTAAATCAATTAGAACTAACAAACAAAGAAATGACAACTGTGTAGCTAAAGTAGATAATATGCATTTGTACGTACAGTTGTTCCAAGCATAGGGATTCAAGTAAAGGGTCTTTCCATCAGGTCTAATATGAAATGGTCCAATCTCTTCAGCTGCTCCATAAGCAACAGAAGAGCAACCAGGGCCACCATTAAGCCACAACATTAGTGGTCTAGACTCGGGCCGACGATTTGCCGGGGATTCAGTCAACCAGTAAAACAATGCTCTACCAGCTTTCCTATTGACAGTCACATAACCAGAGTACTGAGCAAACCCCACAGTTGGCTGTCCTGGCAATTGTGTGATTCGATCCCTCACTTGATCTTGAACAGAAGCAAAACAACCCCCCAAGAAAAGAAGCAAAATGCAAGGAAAAGCAAATGGAGAGTGGCCACCCATTACTCAAATCAGTCAAACAATGACAAAGAAGGGCAACAAAACACTAAACATAAAGATTCAATCAATGTAAGCAGAAAGAATAGATCAATTGCAATGAAACCCAGAAGCACAAATCCCAAAGCAATAATGGGTTGGGGGGTTTCGGGGAAGACCTAAGTGGGGTACCTTTTGGGTGGCCAGATCCCAGTATTTATCTGGGTCTGCAAAGAATTacctaaaagacttaaaaaaaCAACTGCAAGACTGAGAATACAGAGTGGTTGATATTTATAGAGACTTGGGGGGCTCTCAGGCAGAATGCCAATGCCAATGCCAATGATTGTGATTGTGTGTGATTGTGATTAGCTGTAATGATGTGTGTGAAAGCTCTGCAAACCATGCAATTGTTTTATGGGtttaaaaatccaaactttGGAATTTCTTCCGTCTCTCTCACCCCCACTGCGTTTGCCTCACTGAGACATTTGACCAAACAGGTGGTGTGCGCACATGGGGTTACTCTGGATCTTCTTCTAGTCTGCAGGTAACATCTGAAAACGGAATCCAGACCCAAAAAAGCACAAGAGCTTTTCAAAGTGTATTAATTGAAGCCTGATTAGGCAGTGGTGGCTTTGACTTTGAATGTGATTAATTAATGTAATTAGTGATAATAATGGTGAAAAAAGTTCACAAACAGATAAATAAAAggataaataaaatagaaaagcaGGAGGAGGAGAGCGTGGGTGGCTGTAAACATTTGTGAGCTGCTGGTGTGTCCTGTAGTATGGTGGTGACCCCATGGAATACTCAGTCCAGGGCAGGGAGAAATCAACGGGGTGCGCTTTTGCGGTAGCTTGACTTGGTCTCTCcttaaagaaaaattgaaaattgctTGTCATCATTACCCTTCTGAGTCATGGGGCCACGGGCTGTCAGCAGGAATTCTCATCCgtgttttttaatttactttagCTTTATGATAAAAAGTTGGAAATACAGAAATCTCATGAAATGGTTGACTATCGTGTGTCATCTCTTATTCAATAATACATTTTGAcatataagtttttctttaCATGATGATGTATTCTTGAATAGAAAACTCATTTGGGTAAATTACTCTCCTAATTGAGATAGAtggaaaaaaattattaaaactcgaaatagttatcaattattattttatcattttacaCTAGTTACCAagttattttatcattttcttcacATAACAATGTATTATTGATCATATTACAAACTATTTTACGGTGGATGTCAGACTATAATTTTTTTGCCGCTAACATGTGACACTCCAGATGGCAAGAATGGTCGGAATGTCCACAGCACATAGCGGTCAAACGATTAGACGATCTGAATCAGAACGAGAGGCTTAGTTTGATAGGAGTAAATTACTTTGATGAGCTTAGTTTGAGTATACTTTGATTGGAGTAGTCATGCTGCTTAGTCTGGATAAGAGTAAGCTAGTCAGATCGGAGTAGTCAACCTTCTTAGTCTAGATCAGAGTAGTCAGGCTACTACGATGGAGTGACTAGTCAGAACACTAGGCATAGTTAGACAACTGTTGTCAGTTAAACTAGGCTCAGGCACATTATATGTTGACTTGTCTCCCAAGTAAGAAAAACCTAATTCATGTTAAATTAGGATATCTTGGGGATTAGGCAACGTAATCATATCCAAAGAGGATTGTGTATTTTGTATTTCTTCACCGTTGACGCACCTGGAGTGAGGCAATTAGTTTATTAACTAAGTTAGGAGTGAATGTGAGTGAATCGAAATCTCGTTCAGAGTGAGGAGTCAATGAAGGTTTGTTTGTGGTTCTATTCCCATACAAGAACTCTCAAGATCTATATATAAACCCTAACTTGGATATTCTCTACAATTATTTGATAGGATCTAATCATCTAATAATCTTAATACGCATTCTCTCGATGAGAATTCATATTCTCTACACGTAGACATATTCATGAAGACTTCTCTTTCATGCATGCCTTGCCATAGCCTTATTTGATAGTTCACATGTAACAGACACACCACTCTTACTCCAGAATCTTACCCGTGATTTGATTCTTCTTGGAAATATATAGGCAGTCCTTTAAGGATTCAATCACACTCTCTAAACAATCTCTATTCACCGCTCGCCATTGTTCATGGGAGATTCCGATCAACCATAGATGTCATCGGTGAGTATGCACCAAATTGATTCCAACAGTGAACTCTCAACTTAGTCATTACAAAATACAAATTAGTAAACATATTAGATCTGAAAGAGTATGGCTTTTAATGGAGAAAGATAAGATTGGAGGATTTGTAAGAGTATGGGATTTAGTTTTCAATAGTTGCGGCATGAATGGTGGACGAGTCAGTCATTCCAGGTGAGTAGGGTTTCCGACTTCAAGCCTCCAAAAAGTGGTATGAAGACTGAAAGCTACGTAGATACTCAAGCAATAGCAAACACCAAACCAAGAGAGGGGggaaagacagagagagagggagagaatggCCTACCATGTTCGGAGAGAagaaagcagagagagagaaagagagagagtagtAACCATGAAAATGATGGCCTTCACTTCAAGTTTTATTATTTacatgattgattgattgaacaTGGAAGCTTGCATTAAAACATGGTTCCACattcatttcttttgttttttctcacGGATATTTTCTTTTATCCATCTTctttgtgtgtgtttttttggaATAAATAAATATCACTGAAAAGAATATGAAATAGTTGAACAATGAGTGTCGTATCGAAAACTTTAGCAAACATACAAGCCACATCGAATCGTTTCCTTACAAATTGGAGGGAAATTATCTCTTCATTTAATTTCACTTTCATTTTCTCCCCTcgtaatctctctctctttcctcttttCATACTCGACCAATTATAATTAAATCATGTTAGCatcttctattgattttttagtagagacaaaaatacaaaaaacaaagtgTGAGAGAAGATAAGGGAAGGGAGGGGCAATAATTCTACTCCCTACGAATTGCACTTTAGCcttgtttgtaaaaaaaaaaaaatcacatactTATTAGTTATCAATATTAGATTACACATATGGTTAAGTTTAAGAATTGAGATAcctttttaagtgtttatgatTCAAGTGAAAATATTAGCTATAGCTTACAATAAGTCATTTTTATATAGCATTAAAAATCTTTTTGGTCACTTTTTTAATAGTCAAAGTCTATCTTGGTTGTTGTGTTTCTAATTTAGCTAATTTGGTTGCTTCTGTTAATTTTCagt contains the following coding sequences:
- the LOC137734972 gene encoding serine carboxypeptidase-like 27, whose protein sequence is MGGHSPFAFPCILLLFLGGCFASVQDQVRDRITQLPGQPTVGFAQYSGYVTVNRKAGRALFYWLTESPANRRPESRPLMLWLNGGPGCSSVAYGAAEEIGPFHIRPDGKTLYLNPYAWNNLANLLFLESPAGVGFSYTNTSSDLYTAGDQRTAEDAYAFLVNWFERFPQYKHRDFYIAGESYAGHYVPQLSQIIYERNKGKKNPIINFKGFMVGNAVTDDYHDYVGTFEYWWNHGLISDSTYRLLRVTCDSGSSQHPSVECMRVLKLAEMEQGNIDPYSIYTRPCNSTGSLKHNLRGHYPWMSRAYDPCTERYSEVYFNRPDVQKALHANVTKVSYPWQTCSDIVGNYWADSPLSMLPIYKELIAAGLKIWVFSGDTDSVVPVTATRYSIDALKLPTITNWFPWNDNGKVGGRSQIYKGLTFVTVTGAGHEVPLHRPRLAFILFQSFLESKPMPS